TCTCTTTGATTTCTAAGCTGGCGGCGGACTCCGTTCAGTTTCTTTGCCTGAAGCGAACTGATATAGAAGTAAATTGGAACAATAATCGTAGAAACAAGTCCTACATACACATTCTGCATATACATAATGATCAGCGCAATGATGGCATTGGAAAAAAGAGGCAAAATATCAATAAAGAAATTCTGAACCAGCTTTGTCAGACTTTCTATTCCGCGGTCTATCCTGATCTGTAATTTCCCGGACTCATGGTTTTCATCGTTGAAATAAGCAACTCTATAGGTCAGAATTTTATCAATCGCTGATTGCGCCAATACGGAACTTACATTAATCCTGATTTTTTCTCCATAAAATTTCTGTCCGAAGTTGATAAAAATATTTAGAAGTTCTTTTCCCAATAAAATAATAGAAATAATGATGAGAATATGAATTCCTTCTGACATCGGATGCGGAAGATGGGTAAGCTTGGTCACCTCATCCACGGTATATTTCAAAACAATTGGGTTTACCTGTGCTGCCAGAGCTCCCAGAAAAGTAAGAAATAAGGTACCATAAATCATGGGACGATAGGGTCTGATAAAAGGAACAAGCTGCTTATAGATTCCGAATAAAGTTACAGTTCTGTTAAAAGGTTTAGCCATAAATAGAAGTCATTTTAAATGAAAAACGTACCGCTTTCAAAAGAAAAAGGTACGTTTTATTATTATTTTCAGCAAGTAAATGCTTTATATTTTATCCTTCAAACAGATAAGTCGTAAGATAATGCAGTTCTTTTCTGCTGGCTTCTTTAGATTCTGCTTCTGCCTGTTCCAGAGAATATTGGGAATTAATTTCCTTTTTCTGGAAAACAAATGAATTGTTGGCATTTTTATCCACCACATCATTAAAAATATGCTCAATTTCAGAATTTGCTAGTGAAGCAAAACTGATATCTTCAAAACCATACATCAGTCTCAGATCATCAAACATTTTGAAATTTTCATCTACAAATCCCTGCAGCTGAGCTTTAGAATCAAAATTACCTGCCCAGATATTGTATGCGTATTTCTTCTTTTTAGGTTTATCCAAAATACTCTGATAGACGAAGTTTTCACCCAGATATGCTTCTCTTACCTGCGGATCATTCGCAAGATCTTCCGGAAGTCCTTCTTTCAGGATCTTTCCTTCAAACATAATATAGGTTTTATTGGTAATAGCAAGGGTTTGCTGTACGTTGTGGTCTGTAATCAGAATTCCGATGTTTTTGTCTACAAGGCTTCGTACAATTTTCTGAATATCTTCTACAGCAATCGGGTCTACTCCTGCAAAAGGTTCATCCAGAAGAATAAAGTTCGGGCTTGTAGCAAGACAACGGGCGATTTCAGTTCTACGTCTTTCTCCTCCGGAAAGAAGATCTCCTCTGTTTTTACGAACGTGCTGTAAAGAAAACTCTTCAATCAGTTCATCACATTTGATCTGCTGTTCACGCTTAGAAAGCTTAGTCAGCTGTAATACTCCCATGATGTTTTCCTCCACAGACAGTTTTCTGAAAACCGAAGCTTCCTGCGCCAGATATCCGATTCCCTTTTGGGCTCTTCGGTACATGGCATCTGTAGTAATTTCCTGTTTATCCAGAAAAATCTTTCCTGAAGTGGGCTTAACCAACCCTACAATCATATAAAACGATGTGGTTTTTCCTGCTCCGTTCGGACCCAGCAAACCAACAATTTCTCCCTGTTGAACCTGTACAGAAACGCCTTTTACAACTTTTTTAGGACCGTATTCCTTGATTAAGTTTTCTCCTCGTAAAATCATAGGGCAAATATATCAAAAATATAAACTTGTTTATGTTTATATAAACCTGTTTGTATTAAATATAAACTTGTCCATCTCTAAATCATTGTAACTTTTTATTATTTTAATCTACTCATAATAAAACATATCAATCATTTATAAATATTAAGAAATGGAAAATTACGGTTATACAAAAACAGAAAATGTACAAAACCAGCAAAGCAATGTTCCTTACCGTTCGGAAAAGAAAATCCCTGCGGCATTATTGGGAATTCTTGTAGGATGGCTGGCTTTAAATAAATTTTATCTGGGATATACAAAAGAAGGAATCATTCAGCTGGTTCTGAATGTTGTTACTTTAGGAGCTGCTTCCATCATTCCTTTCATTGAAGGTATTTTATATCTCTTTATGAGTGACAAGCAGTTTGATGATACTTATGTGTATGGAAAAAAGGGGTGGTTATAAAATCAATCATTCATACCCTTCATTAAAATAAAACAGGCCGTTCTCATTCGAACGGCCTGTTTCTTTTTATACTGGATACAATCACTCTGGTGGGCAAGCCAAATGGTTGATTGTACATGGATGCCAAACTCCTTTACACCATGTTCCACAATTAGGATCATCAATAATAATGTCTCCTCCTTTGATTTCCTTCAATTGATTTCTCTCAATCTTTTTAAGATTTTTCATAAATAAATTCTTTTGATGTTTTAATGATTTCGTTTCTCGAAATTAGTTTAAACCAAAAATAGCAGTTTTATCTATGTGAAAGTTTCTTATGAAGACTGTTAACCTAACATTAACGTTTATATCCGGATCAAAGATGCTATAGGCCTTATTTATTCAACAAGATAGCAGCTTCTTTCGCAAAATAGGTGAAGATCATGTCTGCTCCTGCTCTTTTGAAACATGTCAGACTTTCAATGATCGTTTTGTCATTATCCAGCCATCCGTTTTGAGCAGCCGCTTTTACCATGGCATATTCTCCACTTACGTTATAAACTGCAATCGGAAGATCAATAGCATCACGTACTTTGGAAACGATATCCAGATAAGGAAGACCCGGTTTAATCATGATCACATCTGCTCCTTCATGAATGTCTTTGAAAACTTCGTTCAATGCTTCGCGGGTATTGTGGAAGTCCATCTGGTAAGTCTTTTTATCTTTCGGAATTTCCAAATCATCTTTCGGAGCGCTGTCTAAGGCACTTCTGAAAGGTCCATAGAAAGAACTTGCATATTTGGCAGCATAGCTTACAATTCCTACATCAGTAAATCCGCTATCTTCCAATGCTTCACGAATGATCTGCACTCTTCCGTCCATCATATCACTTGGAGCCACAAGATCTGCTCCTGCTTCTGCATGAGATACTGACATTCTTGCCAGTGCATCATTGGTAGCATCATTGAGAACCTTTCCGTTTTCAATGATTCCATCGTGTCCGTAAATTGAATAGGGATCTAAAGCTACATCCGGCATCACAATCATTCCCGGAACGGCATCTTTGATTGCTTTGATGGTGTTCTGCATCAATCCGTCTTTGTTCCATGCTTCTTTTCCGGTATTGTCTTTCAGATGTTCTGACACTTTCATGTACAAATTGACGGCTTTTACTCCCAAAGAAAATAATTCCTTACATTCCTTCACTGTTAAATCTATGCTCCGCCTAAAAATTCCCGGCATAGACGGGATTGCCTCCTGCTTGTTTTCGCCCTCCATTACGAAGATCGGCATTACAAAATCATCAGTTGTAAGCACATTTTCTCTTACCAAACTTCTGATAGATTCGTTAATTCTAAGTCTTCTATTTCTTGAATGTATCATTTTGGAATACTTTTTGAATAAGTTTCTACAAATTTAGTATAAGTTCTACAAAAAACTATTGTATGAAATTGTAGAATTTATTACATTTGTTATATATATTCGAGAAATTATAAATTTGATGAAAAAACTTTTACTTTTATTTCTATTTGTAGGCACTTTTGTTGGGTTTTCCAACAATTTAAAAGCTCAGCTTAGAGAGCCGGGTTCCATCACTCAAAAGGCAGATGATGGTGTATTGCTTGCCTATCCAAATCCTGCAAAGGATTTCCTTATCGTTAAGGCAAAAGATCCATCTTTAAAGATCAAGAGTGTGACTTTTTATTCAATTTTGGGTATGCAGGTCGCTAATTATACAGTCAACATGAATTCCGGTGAGATCAATATTGAAAAATTGAAGCCCGGA
The nucleotide sequence above comes from Chryseobacterium sp. 7. Encoded proteins:
- a CDS encoding T9SS type A sorting domain-containing protein, translating into MKKLLLLFLFVGTFVGFSNNLKAQLREPGSITQKADDGVLLAYPNPAKDFLIVKAKDPSLKIKSVTFYSILGMQVANYTVNMNSGEINIEKLKPGKYMIRYILSDNTQKVTQIVKQ
- a CDS encoding TM2 domain-containing protein, with protein sequence MENYGYTKTENVQNQQSNVPYRSEKKIPAALLGILVGWLALNKFYLGYTKEGIIQLVLNVVTLGAASIIPFIEGILYLFMSDKQFDDTYVYGKKGWL
- the hemB gene encoding porphobilinogen synthase is translated as MIHSRNRRLRINESIRSLVRENVLTTDDFVMPIFVMEGENKQEAIPSMPGIFRRSIDLTVKECKELFSLGVKAVNLYMKVSEHLKDNTGKEAWNKDGLMQNTIKAIKDAVPGMIVMPDVALDPYSIYGHDGIIENGKVLNDATNDALARMSVSHAEAGADLVAPSDMMDGRVQIIREALEDSGFTDVGIVSYAAKYASSFYGPFRSALDSAPKDDLEIPKDKKTYQMDFHNTREALNEVFKDIHEGADVIMIKPGLPYLDIVSKVRDAIDLPIAVYNVSGEYAMVKAAAQNGWLDNDKTIIESLTCFKRAGADMIFTYFAKEAAILLNK
- a CDS encoding bacteriocin-like protein — encoded protein: MKNLKKIERNQLKEIKGGDIIIDDPNCGTWCKGVWHPCTINHLACPPE